One genomic region from Desulfuromonas sp. TF encodes:
- a CDS encoding CaiB/BaiF CoA-transferase family protein, with the protein MLSDCLSGIRVLDLSQYLPGPFATQLLADLGAEVIKIEPPDGDPMRRFILLDEDGVSPFYKQVNAGKQVLHLDLKTEAGSAVLAELLAAADVLLESFRPGVLARLGFSREWLQELNSRLIHCALSGFGQTGPCRERAGHDLTYLAMSGMLSLTGTVETPVIPFPPICDYAAGKQAATAILAALLRRERSGKGTFIDVSLFEMALSWQSFALTAAARPGQAFARGGDLLTGGAACYQIYRTADERFVALGAIEEKFWRRFCTTVDRPDWITRQQEPLPQTQLIAEVRELFGRAPLAVWQQRFAAVDCCFEPILTHPEVAAHPQVRQRQLLQSRGTGGGYDALFPAWIDDRPPTPRLPLQQVAPAQALRDWARVSLSPDPDDGGKNEMAAMHQAGTGSES; encoded by the coding sequence ATGCTCAGCGACTGTCTCTCCGGAATCCGGGTGCTCGATCTCAGCCAGTATCTGCCCGGCCCCTTTGCCACCCAGCTGCTCGCCGATCTCGGTGCCGAGGTGATCAAAATCGAGCCGCCGGACGGGGACCCGATGCGCCGTTTCATCCTGTTGGACGAGGACGGCGTCTCCCCGTTCTACAAGCAGGTCAATGCCGGCAAGCAGGTTCTCCACCTCGACCTGAAGACCGAAGCCGGGAGCGCGGTCCTGGCGGAGTTGCTCGCTGCCGCCGACGTGCTCCTCGAATCCTTCCGCCCCGGCGTTCTCGCTCGGCTCGGGTTCAGCCGGGAATGGCTGCAGGAGCTTAACTCCCGGCTGATCCACTGCGCCCTCTCCGGCTTCGGACAGACCGGCCCCTGCCGGGAACGAGCCGGACACGACCTGACCTACCTGGCCATGAGCGGCATGCTCAGTCTGACTGGAACGGTCGAGACGCCGGTCATCCCCTTTCCCCCGATCTGCGACTATGCCGCCGGCAAGCAAGCCGCCACCGCCATCCTCGCCGCATTGCTGCGGCGGGAGCGATCCGGGAAAGGAACCTTCATCGATGTCAGCCTCTTTGAGATGGCGCTCTCCTGGCAATCCTTCGCCCTGACAGCCGCCGCCCGCCCGGGGCAGGCCTTCGCCCGGGGAGGGGACCTGTTGACCGGCGGGGCGGCCTGTTACCAGATTTACCGGACCGCTGACGAGCGCTTTGTCGCCCTCGGTGCGATCGAGGAAAAATTCTGGCGCCGGTTCTGTACCACCGTCGACCGCCCGGACTGGATCACCCGCCAGCAGGAGCCGCTGCCGCAGACGCAGCTGATTGCGGAGGTTCGGGAGCTTTTCGGCCGCGCTCCCCTGGCGGTGTGGCAGCAGCGTTTTGCGGCGGTGGATTGTTGCTTCGAGCCGATCCTCACGCATCCCGAGGTCGCCGCCCACCCACAGGTGCGGCAGCGACAGCTGCTGCAGTCCCGGGGAACCGGCGGAGGGTACGATGCCCTCTTCCCGGCCTGGATCGACGACCGACCGCCGACGCCGCGACTCCCGCTGCAGCAGGTAGCGCCTGCCCAAGCTCTGCGCGACTGGGCGAGGGTTTCACTTTCCCCTGATCCTGACGATGGAGGGAAAAATGAAATGGCCGCCATGCATCAAGCAGGTACCGGATCCGAATCATGA
- a CDS encoding DUF6125 family protein: MSETTAQPLFDEGIRLLHSLSKEELIDIICDDAKNWLAHDGLWFQAVEARYGMDIAIDADRDAWEKFTVIEAKRIMARLGIEPGGGIPALIECLKHRFYARLNLQQTLEVSETRAVFRMDDCRVQSARKRKGLADFPCKSVGIVEYSEFARTIDPRLQTRCLACPPDAHPEEYWCAWEFSLQG; this comes from the coding sequence ATGTCCGAGACTACCGCCCAGCCCTTGTTCGATGAAGGTATCCGCCTGCTGCACAGCCTCAGCAAGGAAGAACTGATCGACATTATCTGCGATGACGCCAAGAACTGGCTGGCCCACGACGGCCTCTGGTTTCAGGCGGTGGAGGCGCGTTACGGCATGGATATCGCCATCGATGCCGACCGTGACGCCTGGGAGAAGTTCACCGTGATCGAGGCCAAGCGGATCATGGCGCGTCTCGGCATCGAACCGGGAGGCGGCATTCCGGCCCTGATCGAATGTCTCAAACACCGCTTCTACGCGCGCCTCAACCTGCAGCAGACGCTGGAGGTGAGCGAGACCAGGGCCGTGTTCCGCATGGACGACTGTCGCGTCCAGTCGGCGCGCAAACGCAAAGGGCTGGCCGATTTTCCCTGCAAATCGGTCGGAATCGTCGAGTACAGCGAGTTTGCCCGCACCATCGATCCGCGCCTGCAGACCCGCTGCCTCGCCTGCCCTCCCGATGCCCACCCGGAGGAGTACTGGTGCGCCTGGGAATTCAGCTTGCAGGGCTGA
- a CDS encoding phenylacetate--CoA ligase family protein, translated as MHDNHFDHLETRGSKERESEQMQQLGRQIEHARKTAPAYRELLCEFDQPIDSREKLAKLPLTRKCELREKQQQRLPFAGLTGIGSPDLTHIFVSPGPIYEPASNRTDFWSFGRTLFAAGFRRGDLLHNCFSYHFTPAGAMVESGAHALGCTVIPAGTGNTELQVATINSLRPVGYVGTPSFLKIILDKGDELKTDLSSLKKALVSGEYLPPSLRDAWRERGIDCLQCYATADLGLIAYESPAREGMIVDERIILEIVRPGTGDPLPAGEVGELVITSLNPDYPLIRFATGDLSAVMPGNSPCGRTNMRIRGWLGRADQTTKIRGLFVHPSQVAEILHRHPGIRKGRLVVSRENDLDRMVLQCETAEISDGLNKALAETIRDICKLRGEVVFVGQGELPNDGKVIDDQRSVA; from the coding sequence ATGCACGACAATCATTTCGATCACCTGGAAACCCGCGGCTCAAAGGAACGCGAATCCGAGCAGATGCAGCAACTGGGGCGTCAGATCGAACATGCCCGGAAAACCGCCCCGGCCTACCGGGAGCTGCTGTGCGAGTTCGATCAGCCGATCGACAGTCGTGAAAAACTGGCGAAGCTCCCGCTGACCCGCAAGTGCGAGCTGCGTGAAAAACAGCAGCAGCGGCTGCCTTTTGCCGGGCTGACCGGAATCGGCTCTCCGGATTTGACCCACATCTTTGTTTCACCCGGACCGATCTACGAGCCGGCCAGCAATCGGACTGATTTCTGGAGTTTCGGGCGGACCCTGTTCGCCGCCGGCTTCCGCCGCGGCGATCTGCTGCACAACTGCTTCTCCTACCATTTCACCCCGGCCGGCGCCATGGTCGAATCAGGAGCCCATGCCCTGGGCTGCACGGTCATTCCTGCCGGAACCGGGAATACCGAACTGCAGGTCGCGACCATCAACAGCCTGCGTCCTGTCGGTTATGTCGGCACCCCGTCCTTTTTGAAGATCATCCTCGACAAAGGGGACGAACTGAAAACCGATCTGTCCAGTTTGAAGAAAGCCCTGGTTTCCGGAGAATACCTCCCTCCGTCCCTGCGCGATGCCTGGCGGGAACGCGGCATCGACTGCCTGCAATGTTACGCCACCGCCGACCTCGGCCTGATCGCCTACGAATCCCCGGCCCGCGAAGGAATGATCGTTGATGAACGGATCATCCTGGAAATCGTCCGCCCCGGCACCGGTGATCCGCTCCCGGCGGGAGAAGTCGGCGAACTGGTGATCACCAGTCTCAATCCGGACTACCCGCTGATCCGCTTCGCCACCGGCGACCTGTCGGCGGTCATGCCCGGAAACAGCCCCTGCGGACGGACCAACATGCGCATCCGGGGATGGCTGGGGCGCGCCGATCAGACCACCAAAATCCGCGGCCTTTTCGTCCATCCGAGCCAGGTTGCCGAAATATTGCACCGCCACCCGGGAATCCGCAAAGGTCGTCTGGTGGTCAGTCGCGAGAATGATCTCGATCGGATGGTTCTGCAGTGTGAAACCGCCGAGATCTCCGACGGCCTGAATAAAGCCTTGGCTGAAACGATCCGCGATATCTGCAAACTGCGCGGCGAAGTCGTCTTCGTCGGGCAGGGAGAATTGCCGAACGACGGCAAAGTGATCGACGATCAGCGTTCGGTGGCATAG
- a CDS encoding ABC transporter ATP-binding protein: MAEPAAKVEEKEIVLSINNIEVVYDEVILVLRGISLDVPKGEIVTLLGPNGAGKSTTLKAISGLLKTEDGKVTRGAIEFMGENIANRAPDEIVRKGIFQVMEGRRIIEDMTVIENLRLGAYTRKDRKIKDDMEKVFHYFPRLKERTGLAGYLSGGEQQMLAIGRAIMARPEMILLDEPSMGLAPLLVKEVFSIIRTINKEQGITMLLVEQNANMALHSANYGYVMESGKIVLDGTAQELLNNEDMKEFYLAGGDQERKSFKNLKSYKRRKRWM; the protein is encoded by the coding sequence ATGGCCGAACCCGCCGCCAAGGTTGAAGAGAAAGAAATCGTCCTCTCGATCAACAATATCGAGGTGGTTTACGATGAGGTGATCCTGGTCCTGCGGGGCATCAGCCTCGATGTGCCGAAGGGAGAGATCGTCACCCTGCTCGGCCCGAACGGCGCCGGCAAATCGACGACCCTCAAAGCGATCTCCGGCCTGCTGAAAACCGAGGACGGCAAGGTCACCCGCGGGGCCATTGAGTTCATGGGCGAGAACATCGCCAACCGTGCCCCCGATGAAATCGTCCGCAAAGGGATCTTTCAGGTCATGGAAGGACGTCGCATCATTGAAGACATGACGGTCATCGAAAACCTGCGCCTCGGCGCCTATACCCGCAAGGACAGGAAGATCAAGGACGATATGGAAAAGGTCTTCCACTATTTCCCGCGTCTCAAGGAACGCACCGGCCTGGCTGGCTACCTGTCCGGCGGCGAGCAGCAGATGCTGGCGATCGGCCGGGCGATCATGGCCCGCCCGGAGATGATTCTGCTCGATGAACCTTCCATGGGTCTCGCGCCGCTGCTGGTCAAGGAAGTATTCAGCATCATACGCACCATCAACAAGGAGCAGGGGATTACCATGCTGCTGGTCGAGCAGAATGCCAACATGGCCCTGCACAGCGCCAATTACGGCTATGTGATGGAATCGGGGAAAATCGTCCTCGACGGCACCGCGCAGGAACTGCTCAACAACGAAGACATGAAGGAATTCTACCTGGCCGGCGGTGATCAGGAGCGCAAGTCTTTCAAAAATCTCAAATCGTACAAGCGGCGTAAACGCTGGATGTAA